One window from the genome of Trabulsiella odontotermitis encodes:
- the cspD gene encoding cold shock-like protein CspD — protein sequence MEMGTVKWFNNAKGFGFICPEGGGEDIFAHYSTIQMDGYRTLKAGQSVRFDVHQGPKGNHASVIVPVEAETTA from the coding sequence ATGGAAATGGGTACTGTTAAGTGGTTCAACAATGCCAAAGGGTTTGGTTTTATCTGTCCCGAGGGCGGTGGCGAAGACATATTCGCTCATTACTCCACCATTCAGATGGATGGTTACAGAACGCTAAAAGCCGGGCAATCTGTTCGGTTTGATGTCCACCAGGGCCCTAAAGGCAATCATGCCTCAGTGATTGTGCCCGTCGAAGCAGAAACGACCGCATAG
- the macB gene encoding macrolide ABC transporter ATP-binding protein/permease MacB, whose amino-acid sequence MTALLELNNIRRSYPSGDGSVDVLKGITLSIDAGEMVAIVGASGSGKSTLMNILGCLDKPSSGTYRVAGTDVATLDGDALAKLRREHFGFIFQRYHLLSHLTAAQNVEIPAVYAGTERKARRQRSLELLKRLGLDDRVDYQPSKLSGGQQQRVSIARALMNGGQVILADEPTGALDTHSGDEVMAILHQLKEQGHTVIIVTHDPQVAAQAERIIEIRDGEIITNPPVKTAAQRRTVSERNVNASGWRQFTSGFREALSMAWRALAANKMRTLLTMLGIIIGIASVVSIVVVGDAAKQMVLADIRAIGTNTIDIYPGKDFGDDDPQYQQSLKYDDLLAIQKQSWVSSATPAVSKSLRLRANNIDVAANAEGVGGQYFNVYGMTFSEGNTFNDIQLNGRAQVVVLDSNSRRQLFPNKVKVVGEVILVGNTPATVIGVADEKQSMFGSSKVLRVWLPYTTMSGRVVGQSWLNSITVRVKEGYDSAVAEQQLTRLLTLRHGKKDFFTWNMDSVLKTAERTTHTLQLFLTLVAVISLVVGGIGVMNIMLVSVTERTREIGIRMAVGARASDVLQQFLIEAVLVCLVGGALGVTLSLMIAVVLQLFLPGWEIGFSPLALLTAFFCSTLTGVLFGWLPARNAARLDPVDALARE is encoded by the coding sequence ATGACGGCACTGCTTGAGCTGAACAATATTCGGCGCAGTTATCCTTCCGGCGACGGCAGTGTCGATGTGTTGAAGGGGATCACGCTCAGTATTGACGCCGGTGAAATGGTGGCGATTGTCGGCGCGTCCGGCTCGGGCAAATCGACACTGATGAACATTCTCGGCTGTCTGGATAAGCCGAGCAGCGGCACCTATCGCGTTGCCGGTACTGATGTCGCCACACTGGATGGCGACGCGCTGGCAAAATTGCGCCGCGAACATTTTGGCTTCATCTTTCAGCGTTATCATTTGTTATCGCACCTGACGGCGGCGCAGAACGTGGAGATCCCGGCGGTCTACGCGGGTACAGAACGCAAGGCGCGGCGGCAGCGCTCGCTCGAATTGCTGAAACGGCTGGGGCTGGACGACCGGGTGGATTATCAGCCGTCAAAACTGTCCGGCGGTCAGCAGCAACGCGTGAGTATTGCGCGTGCGCTGATGAATGGCGGACAGGTGATCCTCGCCGATGAACCCACCGGGGCGCTGGATACCCATTCCGGCGACGAAGTGATGGCTATCCTGCATCAGCTCAAAGAGCAGGGCCATACAGTGATTATCGTAACGCATGATCCGCAGGTGGCGGCGCAGGCGGAACGCATCATTGAAATTCGCGACGGGGAGATTATCACTAATCCCCCGGTGAAAACGGCGGCGCAGCGGCGGACGGTCAGCGAGCGAAATGTCAACGCTTCCGGCTGGCGGCAGTTCACCAGCGGCTTTCGCGAAGCGCTGTCGATGGCCTGGCGCGCGCTGGCGGCTAATAAAATGCGCACCCTGCTGACGATGCTGGGGATTATTATCGGTATCGCTTCAGTGGTTTCCATTGTGGTGGTGGGCGACGCCGCCAAACAGATGGTGCTGGCGGATATCCGGGCGATTGGCACCAATACTATTGATATCTACCCCGGCAAAGATTTTGGTGACGACGATCCGCAGTACCAGCAGTCGCTGAAATATGACGATCTGCTGGCGATCCAGAAACAGTCATGGGTCAGTTCGGCGACACCGGCGGTTTCAAAAAGCTTGCGTCTGCGCGCCAACAATATTGATGTGGCGGCGAACGCAGAAGGAGTCGGCGGACAGTATTTTAACGTCTACGGCATGACCTTCAGCGAAGGGAATACTTTTAACGATATTCAGCTCAATGGCCGCGCACAAGTGGTAGTGCTTGACAGCAACAGCCGCCGCCAGCTCTTTCCCAATAAAGTGAAGGTCGTCGGGGAAGTGATTCTGGTGGGCAATACGCCCGCCACGGTGATTGGCGTGGCAGATGAAAAACAGTCGATGTTCGGTAGCAGCAAAGTGCTGCGCGTCTGGCTGCCGTACACCACCATGTCAGGGCGTGTGGTCGGGCAGTCGTGGCTCAACTCGATTACCGTCAGGGTCAAAGAGGGTTATGACAGCGCCGTGGCGGAACAGCAACTCACCCGGTTGCTGACATTGCGCCACGGTAAGAAAGATTTCTTTACCTGGAATATGGACAGCGTCTTGAAAACGGCAGAAAGAACCACACATACTCTTCAGCTGTTCCTGACGCTGGTGGCGGTGATCTCGCTGGTGGTCGGCGGGATTGGCGTGATGAATATTATGCTGGTGTCAGTAACGGAACGTACCCGTGAAATCGGCATCCGTATGGCGGTCGGCGCGCGAGCCAGCGATGTGCTGCAACAGTTCCTCATTGAGGCGGTGCTGGTTTGTCTTGTGGGCGGCGCGCTGGGTGTGACGTTGTCGCTGATGATTGCCGTGGTATTGCAGCTCTTTTTGCCGGGCTGGGAGATTGGTTTCTCACCGCTGGCGCTGCTGACCGCATTTTTCTGCTCGACGCTGACCGGCGTGCTGTTTGGCTGGCTGCCCGCGCGAAACGCGGCCCGACTCGATCCAGTTGATGCACTGGCACGCGAATAA
- a CDS encoding ATP-dependent nuclease, with protein MLLERVEIVGFRGIRRLSLMLEHNNVLIGENAWGKSSLLDALTLLLSPEPPLYHFVRDDFWFPTGDVQGREHHLHIILTFREREPGRHRVRRYRPLSPGWVPCDDGYQRVFYRLEGELAEDGSVMTLRSFLDGDGDALDLDDIDNLAHHLIRLKPVLRLRDARFMRRISSGTVPHLPDVEVTARQLDFLSRELVRSPQNLTDAQIRQGLSAMVQLLEHYFSEQGTAESRHRLLRRRSTDEQRSWRYLDIINRMIDKPGSRSHRVILLGLFSTLLQAKGTVRLDRDARPLLLVEDPETRLHPIMLSVAWNLLNLLPLQQVTTTNSSELLSMTPVEQVCRLVRESSRVAAWRLGPGGMNAEDGRRIAFHIRFNRASSLFSRCWLLVEGETETWMINEMARQCGHHFDAEGVKVIEFAQSGLKPLIKFARRMGIEWHVLVDGDEAGKKYAATVRSLLNNDGELERDHLTVLPAMDMEHFMYKQGFAGVYHRVAQVPEGVPMNLRRVITKAIHRSSKPDLAIEVAIEAGRRGIDAVPMLLRKMFSRVLWLARGRAD; from the coding sequence ATGCTTCTTGAACGGGTGGAAATCGTTGGTTTTCGCGGTATCAGGCGTTTATCGCTGATGCTGGAACATAACAACGTGCTGATTGGTGAAAACGCCTGGGGTAAATCCAGCCTCCTGGATGCATTAACATTACTGTTGTCTCCTGAGCCTCCACTCTACCACTTCGTACGCGATGATTTCTGGTTTCCTACTGGCGATGTACAAGGGCGCGAGCATCATTTGCACATCATTCTGACCTTCCGCGAGCGTGAGCCAGGCCGCCATCGGGTGCGTCGTTATCGCCCGCTGTCTCCGGGGTGGGTTCCCTGCGACGATGGCTATCAGCGCGTTTTTTACCGTCTCGAAGGGGAACTGGCGGAAGACGGCAGCGTGATGACGCTGCGCAGTTTCCTCGACGGCGATGGCGACGCGCTGGATCTGGACGACATCGACAACCTGGCGCACCATCTGATCCGCCTGAAACCGGTGTTACGTCTGCGCGACGCCCGCTTTATGCGCCGTATCAGCAGCGGAACGGTGCCGCATCTGCCGGATGTCGAGGTCACCGCCCGCCAGCTTGATTTTCTCTCCCGCGAGCTGGTGCGCAGCCCGCAAAACCTCACTGACGCCCAGATCCGCCAGGGGCTTTCCGCCATGGTGCAACTGCTGGAACACTATTTTTCCGAGCAGGGAACCGCCGAATCGCGCCACCGCCTGTTGCGCCGACGGTCGACGGATGAACAGCGCAGCTGGCGTTATCTCGACATTATTAACCGCATGATCGATAAGCCCGGCAGCCGCAGCCATCGGGTGATCCTGCTGGGGTTATTCTCCACCCTGTTGCAGGCCAAAGGTACGGTCAGGCTGGACCGGGACGCGCGCCCCCTGTTGTTGGTGGAAGATCCGGAAACCCGTCTGCATCCGATCATGCTCTCCGTTGCCTGGAATTTACTGAATCTTCTGCCGCTGCAGCAGGTGACCACCACCAACTCCAGCGAACTGTTGTCCATGACGCCGGTCGAGCAGGTGTGTCGTCTGGTGCGTGAGTCGTCGCGCGTGGCGGCATGGCGGCTCGGGCCGGGCGGAATGAATGCTGAAGATGGTCGCCGCATCGCGTTCCATATTCGTTTTAATCGCGCCTCTTCGCTCTTTTCCCGCTGCTGGTTGCTGGTGGAAGGTGAGACCGAAACCTGGATGATTAACGAAATGGCGCGCCAGTGTGGCCACCATTTTGATGCGGAAGGGGTGAAAGTGATTGAGTTTGCCCAGTCCGGTCTGAAGCCGCTGATCAAGTTCGCCCGCCGGATGGGCATTGAGTGGCATGTGCTGGTGGACGGTGACGAGGCTGGTAAAAAATATGCCGCGACGGTGCGCAGTCTGCTTAACAATGACGGAGAGCTGGAGCGCGATCACCTGACGGTGCTACCGGCGATGGACATGGAACACTTCATGTACAAACAGGGGTTCGCCGGGGTTTATCACCGGGTGGCTCAGGTCCCGGAAGGGGTGCCGATGAACCTGCGACGGGTGATCACCAAAGCGATTCACCGTTCGTCAAAACCGGATCTGGCTATTGAAGTGGCGATTGAAGCCGGGCGAAGGGGGATTGATGCTGTCCCGATGCTGCTGCGGAAGATGTTCTCCCGCGTGCTCTGGCTGGCGCGCGGGAGGGCGGATTAA
- the macA gene encoding macrolide transporter subunit MacA, which produces MNLKGKSKKVYLLLAVLIVIGGIWLWRTLNAPLPQYQTLIVRKGDLQQSVLATGKLDALRKVDVGAQVSGQLKTLSVNIGDKVKKDKLLGVIDPEQAENQIKEVDATLMELRAQLRQAQAEQKLAQVTLARQQKLAKTNLISQQDLDTAATDLAVKQAQIGTIEAQIKRNQATLDTAKTNLDYTRIVAPMAGEVTQITTLQGQTVIAAQQAPNILTLADLSTMLVKAQVSEADVIHLKPGQKAWFTVLGDPLTRYEGTLKDILPTPEKVNDAIFYYARFEVPNPQGVLRLEMTAQVHIQLSGVKNVMTIPLSALGDAVGDNRYNVRLLRNGEVKDREVTIGARNDTEVEITKGLEEGDEVITGEGKPGAAK; this is translated from the coding sequence ATGAATTTGAAGGGAAAAAGCAAAAAGGTTTATCTGCTGCTGGCTGTGCTGATTGTTATTGGCGGGATCTGGCTATGGCGGACGCTGAATGCTCCGCTTCCGCAGTATCAGACGCTGATTGTGCGCAAGGGAGATTTGCAACAAAGCGTGCTGGCGACAGGAAAACTGGATGCACTGCGCAAGGTGGACGTGGGCGCGCAGGTCAGCGGTCAGCTTAAAACGCTGTCGGTCAATATTGGCGATAAGGTGAAAAAAGATAAGTTGCTGGGGGTGATTGACCCGGAACAGGCGGAAAACCAGATCAAAGAGGTGGATGCCACGCTGATGGAGCTTCGCGCACAGTTACGGCAGGCGCAGGCAGAGCAGAAACTGGCGCAGGTCACGCTGGCGCGGCAGCAAAAACTGGCGAAAACCAACCTGATCTCGCAACAGGATCTGGACACCGCGGCGACCGACCTGGCGGTTAAACAGGCGCAAATCGGCACCATTGAAGCGCAAATCAAACGCAATCAGGCGACCCTCGATACGGCGAAAACCAATCTGGATTACACCCGCATTGTCGCCCCGATGGCAGGCGAAGTGACGCAGATTACCACGTTGCAGGGACAGACCGTCATCGCCGCGCAACAGGCGCCAAATATTCTGACGCTGGCGGATCTCAGCACAATGCTGGTGAAAGCCCAGGTATCGGAAGCCGATGTCATTCATCTGAAGCCGGGGCAAAAGGCCTGGTTTACGGTGCTTGGCGACCCGCTGACGCGCTACGAAGGTACGCTGAAAGACATTTTGCCGACGCCGGAAAAAGTGAATGACGCCATCTTCTATTACGCCCGTTTTGAGGTGCCGAACCCGCAGGGAGTGCTGCGTCTGGAGATGACCGCACAGGTGCATATTCAGCTCAGCGGCGTGAAAAACGTGATGACGATTCCGCTGTCGGCGCTGGGCGATGCCGTTGGCGATAACCGCTATAACGTGCGGCTGCTGCGTAACGGCGAGGTCAAGGATCGTGAAGTCACCATCGGCGCGCGTAACGATACCGAAGTGGAAATTACCAAAGGGCTGGAAGAAGGTGATGAAGTGATCACCGGCGAAGGCAAGCCCGGAGCCGCGAAATGA
- a CDS encoding VirK/YbjX family protein, which produces MSFIAEISQSESTQLKSGWQLFQLLRNGKLMPGLAWRNPAYRRKFMLRSLATPFNTLRLLNALAQQPQLMQMLNVQPGLPCRLHRPWLSINMSRTQAIDALCWHYQQFANALPGRVFNHYLTPNGVTLAALSGKDDQIFTVRLRADAMQDKEGEATLQFCDAQETMLAELTFTLCRFGGNNTLYIGGMQGAKAHVPHERIQMATKACHGLFPKRLLLEVAMTLGQHLGAEQIRAVSNETHIYRSLRYRRKKQEHLHADYNSFWASIGAHVDERGDYVLPCEMPRKAMEDIASKKRAEYRRRYALLDSLHQQTRQMCQR; this is translated from the coding sequence ATGTCATTCATCGCAGAAATATCGCAATCAGAATCCACGCAACTGAAGTCGGGCTGGCAGCTTTTTCAGTTACTCAGAAACGGGAAGCTGATGCCTGGGCTCGCGTGGCGCAATCCTGCGTATCGCCGCAAATTTATGCTTCGCTCACTGGCCACGCCGTTCAATACGTTGCGTTTACTGAATGCGCTGGCGCAACAGCCGCAACTGATGCAGATGCTGAATGTGCAGCCAGGGCTGCCGTGTCGTCTGCATCGTCCGTGGTTATCCATCAATATGTCGCGTACGCAGGCGATCGACGCCCTGTGTTGGCACTATCAGCAGTTCGCCAATGCGTTGCCGGGACGGGTTTTCAACCATTATCTCACGCCGAACGGCGTCACGCTGGCGGCGCTGAGCGGCAAAGACGACCAGATCTTTACGGTGCGACTGCGGGCCGACGCCATGCAGGATAAAGAAGGCGAAGCAACGCTGCAGTTTTGCGACGCGCAGGAGACCATGCTGGCGGAGCTGACCTTTACACTGTGTCGCTTCGGGGGCAACAATACGCTCTATATCGGTGGCATGCAGGGCGCCAAAGCGCACGTTCCGCATGAGCGGATCCAAATGGCGACCAAAGCCTGCCACGGTCTGTTTCCGAAGCGCCTGCTGTTGGAAGTCGCCATGACACTGGGGCAGCATCTCGGCGCAGAGCAGATCCGCGCGGTGAGTAACGAAACGCACATTTACCGTAGTTTGCGCTATCGCAGAAAAAAACAGGAACACTTGCATGCGGATTACAACAGTTTCTGGGCATCGATAGGCGCCCATGTGGATGAGCGCGGCGATTACGTGCTGCCATGCGAAATGCCGCGCAAAGCGATGGAGGACATTGCCAGCAAGAAACGCGCCGAATACCGTCGCCGTTACGCGTTGCTGGACAGTCTGCATCAACAAACGCGGCAGATGTGCCAGCGTTAA
- the aat gene encoding leucyl/phenylalanyl-tRNA--protein transferase, with protein sequence MRLVQLSRYSIAFPSPEGALREPNGLLALGGDLSPARLLMAYQRGIFPWYSPGDPILWWSPDPRAVLWPEQFHISRSMKRFHKNSPYRVTLNHAFERVIEGCASDRDEGTWITHDIVEAYHRLHELGHAHSVEVWKEDELVGGMYGVSQGALFCGESMFSRAENASKTALLVFSADFARQGGKLIDCQVLNSHTASLGVSEIPRRDYLEYLSALRVHSLTQRCWVPRTLFSPAT encoded by the coding sequence ATGCGTCTGGTCCAGCTTTCCCGTTACTCGATTGCGTTCCCCTCGCCAGAAGGGGCTCTGCGTGAACCCAATGGGTTACTGGCATTAGGGGGCGATCTTAGCCCGGCACGGCTATTGATGGCGTACCAGCGCGGCATTTTCCCCTGGTACTCGCCAGGCGATCCTATTCTGTGGTGGTCGCCCGACCCCCGCGCGGTTCTGTGGCCGGAACAGTTTCACATCAGCCGCAGCATGAAGCGATTCCATAAAAATTCACCCTACCGCGTGACGCTGAACCATGCGTTTGAGCGCGTGATTGAAGGCTGCGCCAGCGATCGCGACGAAGGCACGTGGATCACCCATGACATTGTTGAAGCCTATCATCGTCTTCACGAGCTCGGCCACGCGCATTCGGTTGAAGTCTGGAAAGAGGATGAACTGGTGGGCGGCATGTATGGCGTTTCCCAGGGTGCGCTGTTCTGCGGCGAGTCGATGTTCAGCCGCGCAGAGAATGCCTCTAAAACCGCGCTGCTGGTGTTCAGCGCCGATTTTGCCCGTCAGGGCGGCAAACTCATCGACTGCCAGGTGCTGAACAGCCACACGGCGTCGCTGGGCGTGTCTGAGATACCCCGACGGGATTACCTTGAATACCTTTCCGCATTACGCGTTCATTCCCTCACGCAGCGCTGCTGGGTGCCGAGAACGCTCTTTTCCCCTGCGACATAA
- the clpA gene encoding ATP-dependent Clp protease ATP-binding subunit ClpA, protein MLNQELELSLNMAFARAREHRHEFMTVEHLLLALLSNPSAREALEACSVDLVALRQELEAFIEQTTPVLPASEEERDTQPTLSFQRVLQRAVFHVQSSGRSEVTGANVLVAIFSEQESQAAYLLRKHEVSRLDVVNFISHGTRKDEPSQSSDAGSQPNSEEQAGGEERMENFTTNLNQLARVGGIDPLIGRDKELERAIQVLCRRRKNNPLLVGESGVGKTAIAEGLAWRIVQGDVPEVIADCTIYSLDIGSLLAGTKYRGDFEKRFKALLKQLEQDTNSILFIDEIHTIIGAGAASGGQVDAANLIKPLLSSGKIRVIGSTTYQEFSNIFEKDRALARRFQKIDITEPSVEETVQILNGLKPKYEAHHDVRYTAKAVRAAVELAVKYINDRHLPDKAIDVIDEAGARARLMPVSKRKKTVNVADIESVVARIARIPEKSVSQSDRDTLKNLGDRLKMLVFGQDNAIEALTEAIKMSRAGLGHDHKPVGSFLFAGPTGVGKTEVTVQLAKALGIELLRFDMSEYMERHTVSRLIGAPPGYVGFDQGGLLTDAVIKHPHAVLLLDEIEKAHPDVFNLLLQVMDNGTLTDNNGRKADFRNVVMVMTTNAGVRETERKSIGLIQQDNSTDAMEEIKKIFTPEFRNRLDNIIWFDHLSTDVIHQVVDKFIVELQVQLDQKGVSLEVSQDARNWLADKGYDRAMGARPMARVIQDNLKKPLANELLFGQLVDGGQVTVELDKEKNALTYGFQSAQKHKPEAAH, encoded by the coding sequence ATGCTCAATCAAGAACTGGAACTCAGTTTAAATATGGCTTTCGCCAGAGCGCGCGAGCACCGTCATGAGTTTATGACCGTCGAGCATCTGTTGCTGGCTCTGCTCAGCAACCCATCGGCCCGTGAAGCGCTGGAAGCGTGTTCCGTGGATCTGGTGGCGCTGCGTCAGGAACTCGAAGCCTTCATCGAACAAACCACACCCGTCCTGCCCGCCAGTGAAGAAGAGCGCGATACACAACCGACGCTCAGCTTCCAGCGTGTGTTGCAGCGCGCGGTCTTTCACGTTCAGTCTTCCGGTCGCAGTGAAGTTACCGGCGCGAATGTGCTGGTCGCTATTTTCAGCGAGCAGGAGTCGCAAGCGGCTTACCTGCTGCGTAAACACGAAGTCAGCCGCCTTGATGTGGTGAACTTCATTTCTCACGGCACGCGCAAAGACGAGCCGAGCCAGTCTTCAGATGCCGGCAGTCAACCGAACAGCGAAGAGCAAGCAGGCGGGGAGGAACGTATGGAAAACTTCACGACCAACCTCAATCAGCTCGCGCGTGTTGGCGGCATCGACCCGTTAATCGGACGGGACAAGGAACTGGAACGCGCTATCCAGGTTCTGTGTCGTCGTCGTAAAAATAACCCGCTGCTGGTGGGGGAATCCGGTGTCGGTAAAACGGCCATCGCCGAAGGTCTCGCCTGGCGCATTGTGCAGGGCGACGTGCCGGAAGTGATCGCCGATTGCACCATCTATTCGCTGGATATCGGTTCATTGCTGGCAGGTACTAAATACCGCGGTGATTTTGAAAAACGCTTTAAGGCGTTGCTGAAACAGCTGGAGCAGGATACCAACAGCATTCTGTTCATCGACGAGATCCACACCATTATTGGTGCGGGCGCGGCGTCGGGCGGTCAGGTAGATGCTGCTAACCTGATCAAACCGCTGCTTTCCAGCGGTAAGATCCGGGTGATCGGCTCAACCACCTATCAGGAATTCAGCAATATCTTTGAGAAGGATCGTGCGCTGGCGCGCCGTTTCCAGAAAATTGATATCACCGAGCCGTCCGTCGAAGAGACGGTGCAGATCCTCAACGGTCTGAAACCGAAATACGAAGCGCACCACGACGTGCGTTACACCGCGAAAGCGGTACGTGCGGCGGTGGAGCTGGCGGTGAAATACATCAACGATCGCCATCTGCCGGATAAAGCGATTGACGTGATCGACGAAGCGGGCGCGCGTGCCCGTCTGATGCCGGTCAGCAAACGCAAGAAAACCGTCAACGTGGCGGATATCGAATCCGTAGTGGCGCGTATTGCGCGTATCCCGGAGAAGAGTGTCTCGCAAAGCGATCGCGATACGCTGAAAAACCTTGGCGATCGCCTGAAAATGCTGGTCTTTGGTCAGGATAACGCCATTGAAGCGTTAACCGAAGCCATCAAGATGAGCCGCGCTGGCCTCGGTCACGACCACAAACCGGTAGGTTCTTTCCTGTTCGCCGGGCCAACCGGGGTCGGGAAAACCGAAGTGACCGTGCAACTGGCGAAAGCGCTGGGCATTGAGCTGCTGCGTTTCGATATGTCCGAATATATGGAACGTCATACGGTGAGCCGCCTGATTGGCGCGCCTCCGGGCTATGTGGGCTTCGACCAGGGCGGTCTGCTGACCGATGCAGTTATTAAGCATCCTCACGCCGTACTGCTGCTGGACGAAATCGAGAAAGCGCACCCGGATGTCTTTAACCTGCTGTTACAGGTAATGGACAACGGTACGCTGACTGATAACAACGGCCGCAAAGCGGACTTCCGCAACGTGGTGATGGTGATGACCACCAACGCCGGGGTACGGGAAACCGAACGTAAATCCATCGGCCTTATCCAGCAGGATAACAGCACCGATGCGATGGAGGAGATCAAGAAGATCTTTACGCCGGAATTCCGTAACCGTCTGGACAACATCATCTGGTTCGATCACCTCTCGACCGACGTGATTCATCAGGTGGTGGATAAGTTCATCGTCGAACTGCAGGTGCAACTGGATCAGAAAGGCGTGTCGCTGGAAGTGAGCCAGGATGCCCGTAACTGGCTGGCAGACAAAGGCTACGATCGTGCTATGGGTGCGCGTCCGATGGCGCGTGTAATTCAGGACAACCTGAAAAAACCACTGGCGAACGAGTTGCTGTTTGGTCAACTGGTTGATGGTGGTCAGGTTACCGTCGAGCTGGATAAAGAGAAAAATGCGCTGACTTATGGTTTCCAGAGTGCGCAAAAGCACAAACCGGAAGCGGCACATTGA
- the clpS gene encoding ATP-dependent Clp protease adapter ClpS, whose protein sequence is MSKTREWLDFDQLAEDKLRDALKPPSMYKVILVNDDYTPMEFVIDVLQKFFSYDVERATQLMLTVHYQGKAICGVFTAEVAETKVAMVNKYARENEHPLLCTLEKA, encoded by the coding sequence ATGAGCAAGACCAGAGAGTGGCTGGACTTTGACCAGCTTGCAGAAGATAAACTGCGCGATGCGCTAAAGCCGCCATCTATGTATAAAGTGATATTGGTCAATGATGATTATACTCCCATGGAGTTTGTTATTGACGTGTTACAAAAATTCTTTTCTTATGATGTAGAACGTGCAACGCAACTGATGCTCACGGTTCATTATCAAGGTAAGGCGATTTGTGGTGTATTTACCGCCGAGGTCGCAGAAACCAAAGTGGCGATGGTGAACAAATACGCAAGGGAGAACGAGCATCCGTTGCTGTGTACGCTGGAAAAAGCCTGA
- the infA gene encoding translation initiation factor IF-1, with the protein MAKEDNIEMQGTVLETLPNTMFRVELENGHVVTAHISGKMRKNYIRILTGDKVTVELTPYDLSKGRIVFRSR; encoded by the coding sequence ATGGCCAAAGAAGACAATATTGAAATGCAGGGTACCGTTCTCGAAACGTTGCCTAACACTATGTTCCGCGTAGAACTGGAAAACGGACACGTGGTAACCGCGCATATCTCCGGTAAAATGCGTAAAAACTATATCCGCATTCTGACGGGCGACAAAGTGACTGTTGAGCTGACCCCGTACGACCTGAGCAAAGGCCGCATTGTCTTCCGTAGTCGCTGA